In Anomalospiza imberbis isolate Cuckoo-Finch-1a 21T00152 chromosome 26, ASM3175350v1, whole genome shotgun sequence, the following proteins share a genomic window:
- the ZC3H11A gene encoding zinc finger CCCH domain-containing protein 11A isoform X1 translates to MSSQGDDCYFYFYSTCNKGDSCSFRHCEAALGSETVCTLWQEGRCFRNVCRFRHMEIDKKRSEIACYWENQPGGCQKHNCAFHHTKGRYVDGLFLPPSKTTLPSPPEAAEDEVKMVQLQQNKLSVQSNPSPQLRGVMKVENSENVPSPTHPPVVINAADDDEDDDDQLSEEGEETKTPVQPPATETHNGLRVISTRKSNPSAKQDDNLNFGIKTLEEIKLKKLKEKAKKQGEGPSGVAVDPLQARSIPVPEKENVRTVLRTVTLSSKEGEDPVIQLNLPDRLGKRKTLTGGKTFLPLRRNVADRLGRKAELQENTEKAPKRGTVQILKSLKERLGLPSEQSSTETDKAAKPIEEIRVKTLEEIRLERANQRRGEPPAKIPGEGRKTEDPNLGARPSPAARTKSLTGALVEKNHKRLGEEKEKPEEFSSRAKSEADARKQNIPAPAVAGRVQLAEPGRAKGAGEVRIKTLEEIKREKALRMQQSGENLPAAAPPEAALRGRKLLRVTKLVAPGREEKMIVELNKPSPKSGSAPAENSGNSGVQVKSLEEIMWEKRQLKQRQEEKLQQGSGTVPAGNQERNQEKSQRNQEKNQERSPEKNQERNQRNQEKNQGNQEKSPEKNQEKNQRNQEKNQERNQRNQEKNQERNQRNQEKNQRNQEKPPGSGSPEAAVGSAQLGRRRGGRSQEDGGTNPPEKEPGKKGAQLPERRGRAKAKVCLKPLDGKATPKQPLKRKGPEGHPPAVVAVKPLSATSGDTQEPSAKVVVATPEDSLGSKPRRENSQSSPQLQPGSQGGSLAHSEVSGSSSSSSSSSLEAPLKLRRLSSAGAAKAALSVEDDFEKLIWEISGGKLEAEIDLDPGKDEDDLLLELSEMIDS, encoded by the exons ATGTCCAGCCAGGGGGATGACTGCTACTTCTACTTCTACTCCACCTGCAACAAG GGGGATTCCTGTTCCTTCCGGCACTGCGAGGCCGCCCTGGGCAGCGAGACCGTCTGCACCCTGTGGCAGGAGGGAAGGTGCTTCAGGAATGTCTGCAGGTTCAGGCACATGGAAATCGAT aaaaagaGGAGTGAGATTGCCTGTTACTGGGAGAACCAGCCTGGGGGCTGCCAGAAGCACAACTGTGCTTTCCACCACACCAAGGGGCGCTACGTGGACGGGCTCTTCCTTCCCCCCAGCAAAA ccactcttccaAGCCCCCCTGAGGCTGCAGAGGACGAGGTGAAGatggtgcagctgcagcagaacaaACTCTCTGTTCAGTccaacccctccccacagcTCAGGGGGGTGATGAAAGTGGAAAACTCTGAGAATGTGCCCAGTCCCACCCACCCCCCAGTGGTCATCAACGCTGCagatgatgatgaagatgatgatg aCCAGCTTTctgaagaaggagaagaaaccAAAACCCCAGTCCAGCCCCCAGCCACAGAAACCCACAATGGGCTGAGGGTGATTTCCACCAGGAAATCCAACCCCAGTGCAAAGCAAG ATGACAACTTAAATTTTGGAATAAAAACCTTGGAAGAGATCAAACTGAAGAAACTCaaggaaaaagccaaaaaacaaGGTG AAGGTCCTTCAGGAGTGGCTGTGGATCCTCTCCAAGCCCGGAGCATTCCCGTGCCAGAGAAGGAAAACGTCCGGACCGTGCTGAGAACTGTGACCCTCTCCTCCAAGGAAG GGGAGGACCCTGTGATCCAGCTGAATCTTCCTGACAGactgggaaaaaggaaaaccctCACAG GTGGGAAAACTTTCCTTCCCCTGAGGAGGAACGTTGCTGACAGGCTGGggaggaaggcagagctgcaggaaaacactgaaaaggcCCCAAAAAGAGGCACAG TTCAAATCCTGAAGTCCCTGAAGgagaggctggggctgccctctGAGCAAAGCAGCACCGAGACGG ACAAAGCTGCCAAGCCCATCGAGGAGATCCGGGTGAAAACCCTGGAGGAAATCCGCCTGGAAAGAGCCAACCAGAGGAGAGGGGAACCCCCAGCCAAAATcccaggagaaggaaggaaaactgAAGATCCCAATTTAGGAGCAAgaccctcccctgctgcccgcACCAAATCCCTGACGGGGGCCCTggtggaaaaaaaccacaaaaggttgggagaggagaaggaaaaacccGAGGAATTCAGCAGCAGGGCCAAAAGTGAGGCCGATGCCAGGAAACAGAacattcctgctccagctgtggcaggcagggtgcagctggcagagcctggAAGAGCCAAAGGAGCCGGAGAAGTTCGGATCAAAACCTTGGAGGAGATCAAGAGGGAGAAGGCGCTGAGGATGCAGCAGAGCGGGGAGaacctccctgctgctgccccgccCGAGGCTGCCCTGAGGGGCAGGAAACTGCTCAGGGTCACCAAGCTCGTGG CacctggaagagaagaaaaaatgatCGTGGAGCTGAACAAACCTTCCCCCAAAAGTGGCTCTGCACCTGCTGAG AATTCAGGGAATTCTGGAGTTCAGGTGAAGAGCCTGGAGGAAATCATGTGGGAGAAACGGCAGCTGAAACAACGGCAGGAGGAGAAACTGCAGCAGGGATCTGGGACAGTTCCAGCTGGGAACCAGGAGAGGAACCAGGAGAAGAGCCAGAGGAACCAGGAGAAGAACCAGGAGAGGAGCCCAGAGAAGAACCAGGAGAGGAACCAGAGGAACCAGGAGAAGAACCAGGGGAATCAGGAGAAGAGCCCGGAGAAGAACCAGGAGAAGAACCAGAGGAACCAGGAGAAGAACCAGGAGAGGAACCAGAGGAACCAGGAGAAGAACCAGGAGAGGAACCAGAGGAACCAGGAGAAGAACCAGAGGAACCAGGAGAAGCCCCCAGGATCAGGGAGCCCCGAGGCCGCTGTGGGGtcagcccagctgggcaggaggagagggggCAGATCCCAGGAGGATGGAGGGACAAACCCTCCAGAGAAGGAGCCAGGGAAAAAGGGAGCTCAGCTGCCCGAGAGGAGAGGCAGAG ccaaAGCCAAGGTGTGTCTGAAGCCTCTGGATGGCAAAGCCACTCCCAAGCAGCCCTTGAAGAGGAAGGGCCCCGAGGGCCACCCCCCTGCTGTGGTGGCAGTGAAGCCACTCAGTGCCACCAGCGGGGACACCCAGGAGCCCTCAGCCAAG GTTGTTGTCGCCACTCCtgaggacagcctgggctccaaGCCTCGGAGGgagaattcccagagcag cccccagctgcagcctggcagccagggGGGTTCCCTGGCACACTCAGAGGTGTCGggatcctcctcctcctcctcttcctcctccctggaGGCTCCGCTGAAGCTGCGGCGCCTGAGCTCGGCCGGCGCCGCCAAAGCCGCGCTCTCGGTGGAGGACGACTTCGAGAAGCTCAtctgggagatctctggggGAAAACTGGAGGCAGAAATCGACCTGGATCCCGGCAAGGACGAGGATGATCTCCTGCTGGAACTCTCGGAGATGATTGACAGCTGA
- the ZC3H11A gene encoding zinc finger CCCH domain-containing protein 11A isoform X2, with amino-acid sequence MSSQGDDCYFYFYSTCNKGDSCSFRHCEAALGSETVCTLWQEGRCFRNVCRFRHMEIDKKRSEIACYWENQPGGCQKHNCAFHHTKGRYVDGLFLPPSKTTLPSPPEAAEDEVKMVQLQQNKLSVQSNPSPQLRGVMKVENSENVPSPTHPPVVINAADDDEDDDDQLSEEGEETKTPVQPPATETHNGLRVISTRKSNPSAKQDDNLNFGIKTLEEIKLKKLKEKAKKQEGPSGVAVDPLQARSIPVPEKENVRTVLRTVTLSSKEGEDPVIQLNLPDRLGKRKTLTGGKTFLPLRRNVADRLGRKAELQENTEKAPKRGTVQILKSLKERLGLPSEQSSTETDKAAKPIEEIRVKTLEEIRLERANQRRGEPPAKIPGEGRKTEDPNLGARPSPAARTKSLTGALVEKNHKRLGEEKEKPEEFSSRAKSEADARKQNIPAPAVAGRVQLAEPGRAKGAGEVRIKTLEEIKREKALRMQQSGENLPAAAPPEAALRGRKLLRVTKLVAPGREEKMIVELNKPSPKSGSAPAENSGNSGVQVKSLEEIMWEKRQLKQRQEEKLQQGSGTVPAGNQERNQEKSQRNQEKNQERSPEKNQERNQRNQEKNQGNQEKSPEKNQEKNQRNQEKNQERNQRNQEKNQERNQRNQEKNQRNQEKPPGSGSPEAAVGSAQLGRRRGGRSQEDGGTNPPEKEPGKKGAQLPERRGRAKAKVCLKPLDGKATPKQPLKRKGPEGHPPAVVAVKPLSATSGDTQEPSAKVVVATPEDSLGSKPRRENSQSSPQLQPGSQGGSLAHSEVSGSSSSSSSSSLEAPLKLRRLSSAGAAKAALSVEDDFEKLIWEISGGKLEAEIDLDPGKDEDDLLLELSEMIDS; translated from the exons ATGTCCAGCCAGGGGGATGACTGCTACTTCTACTTCTACTCCACCTGCAACAAG GGGGATTCCTGTTCCTTCCGGCACTGCGAGGCCGCCCTGGGCAGCGAGACCGTCTGCACCCTGTGGCAGGAGGGAAGGTGCTTCAGGAATGTCTGCAGGTTCAGGCACATGGAAATCGAT aaaaagaGGAGTGAGATTGCCTGTTACTGGGAGAACCAGCCTGGGGGCTGCCAGAAGCACAACTGTGCTTTCCACCACACCAAGGGGCGCTACGTGGACGGGCTCTTCCTTCCCCCCAGCAAAA ccactcttccaAGCCCCCCTGAGGCTGCAGAGGACGAGGTGAAGatggtgcagctgcagcagaacaaACTCTCTGTTCAGTccaacccctccccacagcTCAGGGGGGTGATGAAAGTGGAAAACTCTGAGAATGTGCCCAGTCCCACCCACCCCCCAGTGGTCATCAACGCTGCagatgatgatgaagatgatgatg aCCAGCTTTctgaagaaggagaagaaaccAAAACCCCAGTCCAGCCCCCAGCCACAGAAACCCACAATGGGCTGAGGGTGATTTCCACCAGGAAATCCAACCCCAGTGCAAAGCAAG ATGACAACTTAAATTTTGGAATAAAAACCTTGGAAGAGATCAAACTGAAGAAACTCaaggaaaaagccaaaaaacaaG AAGGTCCTTCAGGAGTGGCTGTGGATCCTCTCCAAGCCCGGAGCATTCCCGTGCCAGAGAAGGAAAACGTCCGGACCGTGCTGAGAACTGTGACCCTCTCCTCCAAGGAAG GGGAGGACCCTGTGATCCAGCTGAATCTTCCTGACAGactgggaaaaaggaaaaccctCACAG GTGGGAAAACTTTCCTTCCCCTGAGGAGGAACGTTGCTGACAGGCTGGggaggaaggcagagctgcaggaaaacactgaaaaggcCCCAAAAAGAGGCACAG TTCAAATCCTGAAGTCCCTGAAGgagaggctggggctgccctctGAGCAAAGCAGCACCGAGACGG ACAAAGCTGCCAAGCCCATCGAGGAGATCCGGGTGAAAACCCTGGAGGAAATCCGCCTGGAAAGAGCCAACCAGAGGAGAGGGGAACCCCCAGCCAAAATcccaggagaaggaaggaaaactgAAGATCCCAATTTAGGAGCAAgaccctcccctgctgcccgcACCAAATCCCTGACGGGGGCCCTggtggaaaaaaaccacaaaaggttgggagaggagaaggaaaaacccGAGGAATTCAGCAGCAGGGCCAAAAGTGAGGCCGATGCCAGGAAACAGAacattcctgctccagctgtggcaggcagggtgcagctggcagagcctggAAGAGCCAAAGGAGCCGGAGAAGTTCGGATCAAAACCTTGGAGGAGATCAAGAGGGAGAAGGCGCTGAGGATGCAGCAGAGCGGGGAGaacctccctgctgctgccccgccCGAGGCTGCCCTGAGGGGCAGGAAACTGCTCAGGGTCACCAAGCTCGTGG CacctggaagagaagaaaaaatgatCGTGGAGCTGAACAAACCTTCCCCCAAAAGTGGCTCTGCACCTGCTGAG AATTCAGGGAATTCTGGAGTTCAGGTGAAGAGCCTGGAGGAAATCATGTGGGAGAAACGGCAGCTGAAACAACGGCAGGAGGAGAAACTGCAGCAGGGATCTGGGACAGTTCCAGCTGGGAACCAGGAGAGGAACCAGGAGAAGAGCCAGAGGAACCAGGAGAAGAACCAGGAGAGGAGCCCAGAGAAGAACCAGGAGAGGAACCAGAGGAACCAGGAGAAGAACCAGGGGAATCAGGAGAAGAGCCCGGAGAAGAACCAGGAGAAGAACCAGAGGAACCAGGAGAAGAACCAGGAGAGGAACCAGAGGAACCAGGAGAAGAACCAGGAGAGGAACCAGAGGAACCAGGAGAAGAACCAGAGGAACCAGGAGAAGCCCCCAGGATCAGGGAGCCCCGAGGCCGCTGTGGGGtcagcccagctgggcaggaggagagggggCAGATCCCAGGAGGATGGAGGGACAAACCCTCCAGAGAAGGAGCCAGGGAAAAAGGGAGCTCAGCTGCCCGAGAGGAGAGGCAGAG ccaaAGCCAAGGTGTGTCTGAAGCCTCTGGATGGCAAAGCCACTCCCAAGCAGCCCTTGAAGAGGAAGGGCCCCGAGGGCCACCCCCCTGCTGTGGTGGCAGTGAAGCCACTCAGTGCCACCAGCGGGGACACCCAGGAGCCCTCAGCCAAG GTTGTTGTCGCCACTCCtgaggacagcctgggctccaaGCCTCGGAGGgagaattcccagagcag cccccagctgcagcctggcagccagggGGGTTCCCTGGCACACTCAGAGGTGTCGggatcctcctcctcctcctcttcctcctccctggaGGCTCCGCTGAAGCTGCGGCGCCTGAGCTCGGCCGGCGCCGCCAAAGCCGCGCTCTCGGTGGAGGACGACTTCGAGAAGCTCAtctgggagatctctggggGAAAACTGGAGGCAGAAATCGACCTGGATCCCGGCAAGGACGAGGATGATCTCCTGCTGGAACTCTCGGAGATGATTGACAGCTGA
- the ZC3H11A gene encoding zinc finger CCCH domain-containing protein 11A isoform X3 yields the protein MDWLFLPPSKTTLPSPPEAAEDEVKMVQLQQNKLSVQSNPSPQLRGVMKVENSENVPSPTHPPVVINAADDDEDDDDQLSEEGEETKTPVQPPATETHNGLRVISTRKSNPSAKQDDNLNFGIKTLEEIKLKKLKEKAKKQGEGPSGVAVDPLQARSIPVPEKENVRTVLRTVTLSSKEGEDPVIQLNLPDRLGKRKTLTGGKTFLPLRRNVADRLGRKAELQENTEKAPKRGTVQILKSLKERLGLPSEQSSTETDKAAKPIEEIRVKTLEEIRLERANQRRGEPPAKIPGEGRKTEDPNLGARPSPAARTKSLTGALVEKNHKRLGEEKEKPEEFSSRAKSEADARKQNIPAPAVAGRVQLAEPGRAKGAGEVRIKTLEEIKREKALRMQQSGENLPAAAPPEAALRGRKLLRVTKLVAPGREEKMIVELNKPSPKSGSAPAENSGNSGVQVKSLEEIMWEKRQLKQRQEEKLQQGSGTVPAGNQERNQEKSQRNQEKNQERSPEKNQERNQRNQEKNQGNQEKSPEKNQEKNQRNQEKNQERNQRNQEKNQERNQRNQEKNQRNQEKPPGSGSPEAAVGSAQLGRRRGGRSQEDGGTNPPEKEPGKKGAQLPERRGRAKAKVCLKPLDGKATPKQPLKRKGPEGHPPAVVAVKPLSATSGDTQEPSAKVVVATPEDSLGSKPRRENSQSSPQLQPGSQGGSLAHSEVSGSSSSSSSSSLEAPLKLRRLSSAGAAKAALSVEDDFEKLIWEISGGKLEAEIDLDPGKDEDDLLLELSEMIDS from the exons ATGGATTGGCTCTTCCTTCCCCCCAGCAAAA ccactcttccaAGCCCCCCTGAGGCTGCAGAGGACGAGGTGAAGatggtgcagctgcagcagaacaaACTCTCTGTTCAGTccaacccctccccacagcTCAGGGGGGTGATGAAAGTGGAAAACTCTGAGAATGTGCCCAGTCCCACCCACCCCCCAGTGGTCATCAACGCTGCagatgatgatgaagatgatgatg aCCAGCTTTctgaagaaggagaagaaaccAAAACCCCAGTCCAGCCCCCAGCCACAGAAACCCACAATGGGCTGAGGGTGATTTCCACCAGGAAATCCAACCCCAGTGCAAAGCAAG ATGACAACTTAAATTTTGGAATAAAAACCTTGGAAGAGATCAAACTGAAGAAACTCaaggaaaaagccaaaaaacaaGGTG AAGGTCCTTCAGGAGTGGCTGTGGATCCTCTCCAAGCCCGGAGCATTCCCGTGCCAGAGAAGGAAAACGTCCGGACCGTGCTGAGAACTGTGACCCTCTCCTCCAAGGAAG GGGAGGACCCTGTGATCCAGCTGAATCTTCCTGACAGactgggaaaaaggaaaaccctCACAG GTGGGAAAACTTTCCTTCCCCTGAGGAGGAACGTTGCTGACAGGCTGGggaggaaggcagagctgcaggaaaacactgaaaaggcCCCAAAAAGAGGCACAG TTCAAATCCTGAAGTCCCTGAAGgagaggctggggctgccctctGAGCAAAGCAGCACCGAGACGG ACAAAGCTGCCAAGCCCATCGAGGAGATCCGGGTGAAAACCCTGGAGGAAATCCGCCTGGAAAGAGCCAACCAGAGGAGAGGGGAACCCCCAGCCAAAATcccaggagaaggaaggaaaactgAAGATCCCAATTTAGGAGCAAgaccctcccctgctgcccgcACCAAATCCCTGACGGGGGCCCTggtggaaaaaaaccacaaaaggttgggagaggagaaggaaaaacccGAGGAATTCAGCAGCAGGGCCAAAAGTGAGGCCGATGCCAGGAAACAGAacattcctgctccagctgtggcaggcagggtgcagctggcagagcctggAAGAGCCAAAGGAGCCGGAGAAGTTCGGATCAAAACCTTGGAGGAGATCAAGAGGGAGAAGGCGCTGAGGATGCAGCAGAGCGGGGAGaacctccctgctgctgccccgccCGAGGCTGCCCTGAGGGGCAGGAAACTGCTCAGGGTCACCAAGCTCGTGG CacctggaagagaagaaaaaatgatCGTGGAGCTGAACAAACCTTCCCCCAAAAGTGGCTCTGCACCTGCTGAG AATTCAGGGAATTCTGGAGTTCAGGTGAAGAGCCTGGAGGAAATCATGTGGGAGAAACGGCAGCTGAAACAACGGCAGGAGGAGAAACTGCAGCAGGGATCTGGGACAGTTCCAGCTGGGAACCAGGAGAGGAACCAGGAGAAGAGCCAGAGGAACCAGGAGAAGAACCAGGAGAGGAGCCCAGAGAAGAACCAGGAGAGGAACCAGAGGAACCAGGAGAAGAACCAGGGGAATCAGGAGAAGAGCCCGGAGAAGAACCAGGAGAAGAACCAGAGGAACCAGGAGAAGAACCAGGAGAGGAACCAGAGGAACCAGGAGAAGAACCAGGAGAGGAACCAGAGGAACCAGGAGAAGAACCAGAGGAACCAGGAGAAGCCCCCAGGATCAGGGAGCCCCGAGGCCGCTGTGGGGtcagcccagctgggcaggaggagagggggCAGATCCCAGGAGGATGGAGGGACAAACCCTCCAGAGAAGGAGCCAGGGAAAAAGGGAGCTCAGCTGCCCGAGAGGAGAGGCAGAG ccaaAGCCAAGGTGTGTCTGAAGCCTCTGGATGGCAAAGCCACTCCCAAGCAGCCCTTGAAGAGGAAGGGCCCCGAGGGCCACCCCCCTGCTGTGGTGGCAGTGAAGCCACTCAGTGCCACCAGCGGGGACACCCAGGAGCCCTCAGCCAAG GTTGTTGTCGCCACTCCtgaggacagcctgggctccaaGCCTCGGAGGgagaattcccagagcag cccccagctgcagcctggcagccagggGGGTTCCCTGGCACACTCAGAGGTGTCGggatcctcctcctcctcctcttcctcctccctggaGGCTCCGCTGAAGCTGCGGCGCCTGAGCTCGGCCGGCGCCGCCAAAGCCGCGCTCTCGGTGGAGGACGACTTCGAGAAGCTCAtctgggagatctctggggGAAAACTGGAGGCAGAAATCGACCTGGATCCCGGCAAGGACGAGGATGATCTCCTGCTGGAACTCTCGGAGATGATTGACAGCTGA
- the SNRPE gene encoding small nuclear ribonucleoprotein E: protein MAYRGQGQKVQKVMVQPINLIFRYLQNRSRIQVWLYEQVNMRIEGCIIGFDEYMNLVLDDAEEIHSKTKARKQLGRIMLKGDNITLLQSVSN from the exons ATGGCGTACCGCGGGCAGGGCCAGAAGGTGCAGAAGGTGATGGTGCAGCCCATC AACCTGATCTTCCGCTACCTGCAGAAC AGGTCGCGGATCCAGGTGTGGCTCTACGAGCAGGTGAACATGAGGATCGAGGGCTGCATCATC ggcttTGATGAGTACATGAACCTGGTGCTGGACGATGCTGAGGAGATCCACTCCAAAACCAAGGCCAGGAAGCAGCTGG GTCGGATCATGCTGAAGGGGGACAACATCACCCTCCTGCAGAGCGTCTCCAATTAG